The genomic interval AATCTGTGGGAAGAATGATTCTACCATGATAGATTCCGCCCTGATAATCCGTGTCGGAAGGACCACGAACTGTGAAGTGCCACTCGAAAAGATTGTCCTCCAAAGGCTGAGCGAAATAATCCTTTGTGGCTGTGGACATCTCTTGGGCTTCACGCATCAACCGTTTAACGGCTAAAATGAACATCAATTTCCTGTTACAACTTTACATCTTAAAATTCAGCGATCGGAATTGGCAGAGGACAAATTAACAAACACCTTATCGGAAAGTCGATCACATTATTAGTGTTAATACAAATGGGATTAGTTTGTGCACATTTCGTGATTATTTAAGTAAACTGACCTAATGGTGACGAATTCGTTCATTGAGTATCATTGCTGGATTAAGAGATCCGTTACACGagtttattattatttatgaAGTGCATTGATAACAGAGCAAGATATTGAAAATGCTGAATATCGTATGACGAGAATAATTGGTTCATTAATCACGGTGTGGCAAATAGTTTTAAATAACAGCAATAAAAGGAAAATACCgattcatttcatcatttctcGAAATCGTTCGAGCTGTTGGATGCTTGTAGAGATGCGGCCAAAAGCATTAAAAAGAGAAACAATCTCATTCCGGGACAACTTAAAATCGGTGACGGCATCCATTCCAAGGGCTGATGTCCCAGCGCCACTCACAGGAGGGGGCTTCATCTCTTGCAAATCGCGTTTCACAGCTTCCCAATCACGATTTTTCAGCTTTCCGGAATGATCTTCAAAGAAAAGANGCTGATGTCCCAGCTCCACTCACAGGAGGGGGCTTCATCTCTTGCAAATCGCGTTTCACAGCTTCCCAATCACGATTTTTCAGCTTTCCGGAATGatcttcaaagaaaagaattttGAGTGCGGTACCCAGGCCAGTTACTTGCAGCTTGCCCCACAACCGGCACTTATCACAACCCACGCAGTCCATGACTCGGCTGATATTGCGGAAATGAGTCTGAAACTCGCGTTTCAAGTCTTTCGAGACCACTCCTTGACTGAACAATTTGGTCTCATCAAAGTGATCAGGGAATGATCTCAAAAGGTTGAGCAGTTCCTTTACCGCAATCTGGGTCTCCTTGTCTTCCTCGTCTTTGCCGGTAAAAAAGCTCTGCTGTTCAAGATATGGAGCCACTTTTGTCAACGCTCGTAACTCTAGTAGATAGACAAAATAAAGGTTTCGAAGCCAGTAGGGGCCTTGGTTATTGGTCAGCTCTGGATCAAAGCGACGTTGAAATTCGTCTAGATTCGGCCCCCATTGGTCTTTAGGGGTAATGAAAGGTGAATCAGAGGTCTTCATGAGGTAGTTGGCACACAGATGGATACTAATACTCGAATGAAGGCCTGATATGGCACGGTAAAAAGCTCGCTTCTCGAGGCACAAATCTGAAAGTGTATGCTGCCGGAATGCCGCACTAAAAGTCCCTACCCCACTTAAGGGCAACGAATCGGGCCTGAAGCAATTTTCTTCATAGATGGTTTTCCAGATTCGGTGGGCATCTTTACCGCTATAGCCCGTGAATCGTTCCGGGTTCAGAGCCAGATCAACATACACGCACTCCTGACACCTGTCCTCGTCCACATCGCAAAAAGGCGACTGGGAATCGTGATGTGCTTGCCATTTGCGGAGATTATCTCGTGTAGCTTGGCTGATGGTCCCGTCAACTTTATCACTCACGATGGCAGGCTCACCTGTCGCATCCGACCCCAAGCACCCATCTTCGATGGCTGCAGGCTCATTCGCTTCCGCTGAATACTTATCATGCGGTATCACTGACGGGTGTTCACCCTTTAAACCGGGCGGAATTTCATCGGGTTGACAAGACTTGACAACACAATTGGACGAGGCACATTTGCCTTCCGATATATTCCAGAACGGGCAGGGTTTGTTGTTCCGATACTGGAAGTATCGAAAATAGGGCTTTTGTAGGAGACTCTGAAGACGAGGAAAGATCTTCTTATTGTTGAAGTGGTCAACTGTGTCCACATCACATTGACAATCGTCTATTTGACCGTGCAATTGGCAAAAGCATTCCCCGTTTTGACCGGAGCTCAAAGGCGATGACATCTTTGCCGGTTCAAACTTGCCAAAGGGGCTCTCTTTGCCTTGTATTAAGGGGAGTAGGCCAATCAGGGCGAGCATCAGGCCTAACCGGACCCATGGTCTAAACGGGAAACCCCACATAATGAAGATGACCCTTTTGTTCAGCGGGTAGGACAGATGAGTCAAGGGCACTGTCAACGGAGGGATGGATGATCGTTCACCCAAGACGGTTGAGGGACAATCCTATGAAGGGAAATGGGCGATAATTGGCGACGGGTGGAGAcgtattttcaatttgatcccaCAAGGGTACGGCCGACATATGTAAGTAGAAGAAAAGTCGTGGCGTGAGGTCGGATTCTTTTCAGTCTTGGGGATTTTCAGTTGGGTGATGATTGAAGCCAAATCGCGCTAACATCGGTCAAACGAAGAAGGGGAAGGGGTATGAATTCAAGACTCAGAATTACTGCACAACACTGGACTCAAGTTTACTCTTCGCCGTTAATGTCAAACTTAGCAGCCTGACACTGTATTTCGGAGTAAACCCTGAGCTGATGAATATTGAACCGAAGCATGCCTTTCAGGGGTGCAGCTTCGGGTGGTTGATTAATTCGAAAAGGTAAATTCTAGTTCCTATGAATCAACACAACTTGACCATCGTTCTATCTTATCTGTCACTGAATGTCGCATTTCAGCAGCCAACTAGTCATCCTTGTATTGATTCGTGTAAGTACACGTGTCTCTGGGTCCAACAGCCATCGATTGAGTGACACGAACAAAAACAGTTCAGGTTAACATGACGTTGCACACGTAGCATTGGGTTGAAAGCCCGCCAGACATgtcgtcatcctcatctttCCTCTGGCCTCTTTCTTCTACcctttctctcatttctggCCATGACTAGACTTCATCAATACGGTACCaaccaattcaaaaacaatcacACTAAGTCCACAATCCCCTTTGCAAGGATCTCTTTTCCCCTTTCAATGACTAGCCTAACAAAGCGGACTAAACGGAGCAGGTAGAGCTAGCTTCCCATTCATCCATGAAAGAAGCAATCACGCAAGGGAAACAGGCGTCACACCTACATCTGAATGAACCCGCCCCAAGGAGCCAATCCTACTAACCACAATGGATCTAGGATGGAGCCTTAGATGAAAATTAATCGTGATTACCCGGTGATCGTTGATTATATTGGGTTTCCATAACGGATCGTGATGGACCAGGTCAGTGTTGGAACAGCAGCCGGAGGCCGCTCGCCGATGACGAGAAGGAAGAAGGGCAGAGGGTGGATTACCCGTACGTGTCACAAGGAAACAGGAACAATCGAGAAACCAAAGGCCACAAAATTAGCTGGGGAAGATTGAAGGCAGGCACAAAATCGAGTACCACTTCAGACGCGAGTCAAGTCAGCAGAACGTAGGATGAGATGGAAGAGTTTGATGGAGCGACTCGCTCGAAACCTTGAATCTGGTTTCGGACAGGCCAGCTCACTCTTGCAAACGTAAAGTTCGGCCCTGCAAGTGGAGGTAGCGACGTTTGCTTTGGATGACGTAGATTTAGCACATACCGTGGAACTAGCCAGAGAAAGTGGCAGGGCAGGCAAGAGTTCCCGGCCGTGTGTGAGCAACACGCCATATGATGGCAAGCTAGACGTTGCGTAGGACGAGAACAGGCGAACACTTGCCCTCATCAGCTGACACGTAAGTTTTGGTGTTTAGTGATTAAGGCCCCATCATTGATCAGCGTGGCCGAACTTTTTAAGTGAGATTGCCGATTGGCTAccactgatgtgatcaatttgCCTGAGCGagtagattgtccttttcattggattTACCATCATCAGTTCCCATTAGTATTACACAAATAAAGTGTTTAAATTATTCACTACATTTGTACTAAGAAtatgtctttttctttgtacAAACGTACTTGTATCTCATCTCTAAAACTCTTTAACCAGCAAAACTACGCCTGATTCTATATCTACCCAAAATATCTGATGAAAGTTTCCACGTAAAATAAATTACAAGAAATAGGCAACTAACTACAACGAAGGGAGTGAAGAATAATTTGAGTTAAGTAAATCAACATTCACGCTCATCAATCCTACCAGCACATTTCTAAAAATCCTTGGACAAATTATAAATCAGTTGGAATTCGATCCCATAAGTTCCCTCAGCCTTActtccttttttgccaatataTGTCAACCTTAAGATATTGCAACCAACTCATTACATGTGTTATACATGATATAGATGAACATTTTATGAACAAGATGAACGTCAAATGACAGTCCTTTACCATGTAGTGACCTCTAAAAGTTTATTTCTTGCTCACCTAGCTTAGGCATAGTGCACTATTCAACAAACTGAAAAGCTCAATTGCAAATCAGTGCCGCACTGCCTGatcgtttttttgttttttttcgggtCAGAAAGTGCTAGTTCATTAGAATTGATCtaaaaaacatcaaacaagAATCTAAACTTCGCAGTGCTGCTAGTTCATTAGAATTGATCtaaaaaacatcaaacaagAATCTAAACTTCGCAGTGCTGGCTTGAAAATTTGCGTCACAGGCAAATTAATCTCATCAGTACTGAAAACCGTGAGAAAACAATCTAGGAAAACTCCCCATTTGCCGCGGTTGTTAACAATCGTCACATGGTCCTTCTGAACTATTTTAGGGTCGACAACAGCTGACACAAAGTCTGATttctctgcactgaggtcggaCCAATGCGAGATCTAGTCATGATGATCTGTGGTGTGAGCCCTACAGCCGAAACTTCGATACCTCCGGCCGAGCTGAAAATGTGAGAGGATGGACATGGAATCCATCCCATTCAGGCTAAATTGGCCCCGAGGCTGCAATAGCAATAACCTATCTGTCAGAGACACAGCGTAGAGATCCCGCAAAAGCATGAATTTTACTCTagaatttgtcaaaacatggaatgaaCGACAGGTGCTCAGAGAAAACTGAATGTCCACGCATGCACGGCCTTTTTTAACGTCAATCGTTGGAGACATAGATTCAATCTTGAAGACAACAACTCGTGGGATATAAGGGTTGGAGGTCACGATCCTCCTTCGCGCGACCTTAAAATTCGGCTACTTAGACAGTGATAGTGATTAGCATTTGACCACCTGACCACCTCCTTAGAAATTCAAGGGAATAATCGAATTAGGAATCCTTGTCCTGTGGGGCATTCACCACTGAGTAGAGCAGTGGAAAATTATGATCCGTGCACtatattcaaataaaatgatgATACATCTTCCTAAGAAATGAGGTGAAATAAGGCGATTGAAGGTAGAGTCGTCAGTGCATAGCAATATTCTCATCTGAGACTCTTCAGAGCCCGTTTCCAGTATGTATCTGGGCCACCCTGTTGGCCGTTTTGGAATAGCCTGTGCACGGGCGGGCTCAACCATGCCCACCCCAAAGCACAAAAGTCTGGCCGATGTTGGAGAGTTAAGCCgtttgaaaatcagttcatAACTGTGTTTAGGGAGCTTGTATTGAACTAGCAAAGCACACAGACCGAAAGTGACTTATTAAGGTCTAtgttaaaaaatcaatgaacctTAGACTTAGTGCCCTGCAATAGTATAGTGCACTGCTTATAGGCTCAAAGTCTAGGTAAATTAACTACTAAGTTTTTGGAAAGAACGAAATGTGCCTTTCATTCGACGAAAAATCCTGTTTTATGGCTTGCAATACAGCTCTGACTTTCTTTGCCTTGTGGTAGAGTCGtaaaaaggcaatttgatttgattgtattgaaGTATTTTGTCGCTGTGTCTTACAAGGACAAACTGATCAGGATTTGCCCGACTTAATTCCGATCCCTTGCATATCAATCGATTCTCATAAAATCTTTCACGTAGCGgttcctcaaaaaaatgtttgaaaaaacacAACCAATATCCCCCCCTCACTCGGCCTCTTTGCAGTTTTGACATTCTCTTCCGTAATTAATTTGAGTTTTAAGACTCAAATTTaacaaatttcatttaaattcatttcaaacctTCCAGGAACAAAAGAAGTCGACGCTTTCAATTATCTTAACCTTTGGAAAAAAGAGCTTGACCATagtgcattttcaaattaagatTGTCTAAACCTGAACAGGATTTCGTCCTGGATATAACGTCGTTCATGGTCCTCATACTCCTTCATGGCGTGGGCTAAACGATTTctcaaccatttttttttctttactaaatttaactttgaatgaaatgacatACGCATGCCTTTGAAACGTCGATCGCCATATCAGGAAAGCTTGTAACATTACGCAAGCCACGTTCCTACCTTGGAGTTCAAGCTGAACGTGCTATTCTTCAAGTTGTGATGAGCAAGGGGCACCCAAACTAAGGGCTGGTTTAATCATGGATCATCAATCCAAATTGGACAATAATGTAACGGCTCGACGAGCAGCCTGGGATTTGGAGCGTGAAAATCTTCAACAACGGCTCATCTTGCCAGAAGAAAATGCCGAAGAGGAGAAGCTCGAAGGATCACTCCCCAACCTTGTAGGAGGGGTGGACCTCTCATTTGTGCCCGGAGACGAATCCGGAGCATGTGCCGCATACGTGATTTGTCAAGCACCCAACTACCAACAAATAATTTGGCAACGTACACGAATGATAACTTTAACCGCCCCATACATCCCGGGATATCTGGCTTTTCGGGAGGCAGAACCTTTGGCTCAATTGATTCAAGAGCAAAAGACGGAACGACCGGAATTGACTCCGGAAATGCTTTTAGTGGATGGAAATGGATTGCTCCATCCTCATCGGTTTGGTTTAGCTTGCCACCTGGGAGTACTCGTTGATTTACCATGCATCGGTGTGGCCAAAAATCTGTTTCAGATGAGTGATGAGGGAATACTAAGGGATCAACAATATCACACTGGAGTTCGAGATCTCCGAGAGCCTGGGCAAGTTTTTCCATTGATGGATACCTCGGGTAGAATATTGGGCCTTGCCCTAAAAACCACAGCCCAAAGTTCAAAGCCTGTTTTCGTGTCCGTTGGTCACCGAGTGACCCTAAATACCGCCAAGCGAGTCGTTTTGGCTGTATCCACCTATCGCGTACCCGAGCCCATTCGGCATGCGGATATGATCTCGAGAGAATTCATTCGGCAAAGGGTCAATGCCGAAAAAGTGTTCAATGCTCTCGCTAAACCTCCTCCAGATCCTTCAAGACTCCGTGCGGATTGAAATATCGATCCAACAATCACCCCCAGTTACGCATCCATTCCCCTTTCGCCCATGGCATCATTGAGATCAGATCGTAATTTGGCCGATGCCAAGAAACGTGAGTGGATCCGACAAAATGATCCCGAACTCCGTCATCTTCAAAATAAGATTGACCGAGCGTACATTAGCCAAGATCTTCGCCGTCAACTAGTGGAACGGCAAAAGTCCCAAGAAGTTCGAGAGAGGCAACATTTACAAGAAATTCAAGAACAAAGGGCTTTGATTGAAGAAGATCTCGCGTTCTGTCAACAACAGGATCAGCTAAGACATGTCAAACGATATCAGTATGGCCAAGATTTGGAGCGACAATTAGTAGAACAGGAGAGGAACCGGAAATCAGCGGCCAACCATCAGTCTGAGTTTGATAAAAATATCATCGAGGAGGTTGTGGCTCAGGTTCAAGAAGTAGAAAGAAAACGTATTCAAGCCAAGATCGACGAACAAACACGAGTCAAGGAAGACATTGACAAGCACCTCACCCAAAGAGATCAATGGCGACAAGATGAGCTTCGGAAAGATGCTCTGGAGGAGCAGAAGGTGTGCCTTTATCTGAAAGAAAAGGCTGTCTGGGTTCAACAGCAAGAGAAACTCTTCCAAGAACGACGCAAACGAAGAGATCACCACATCGGTTTGTTGGCCCAAAAACTGCAAAGCACCAACAATTGGAAGGAATGGCAACATGACGTATTCTGGCAATATCAGCATTTACAAAAAGATTCACAAGAGCGAAGAGACGAACATCTGCGTCAATTGGCTCAAAGGCAGAAAAAGTCTCAAATTCAAGAACTCCTTAAGCAAGATTATGAAGCAAAGCAACACGAATTAGCTCGACAAAAGACTCGAGCTCGTTTGGAGGATCAGGTCTGGCAAAAATGGATGGATCAGATGAAACGAGAGCAAGATCAAGCGGAAATGGACCGATGGTCGCAACAAAGGCGCTCGTGGCGGAATGATTGGGAACACACGAAACAATTAGCTCAGGCCAAAAGTGAACAAGAGAGGCGTGCCAATCAAGAAGCAAGACACatagagaaaaatgaaattgcaaaacgGACCCAGATTTGGCGAGAGGAACGTCTCAAAATTATTAGAGAACATTATCACAAGCTGGGCGAGAGCTTTCCAACAAGTGTTCTGCGACCGGAAGATATTGACCTTATAGCCACTAATCTCCCTTGAAAAACCGGCCCAACTAACAGGTTTTGCACTGTTTACCCAAAATACTGTATGTcctcaattttcctttttgttcgTTCTGGTTTGATATCCCAGTCGTTCTAATCCACTATGACAATGTCCACATGTATATTACTTAGTTTAAAAACAAACTTGGCCTTTTTAACTCTCCTGAACTTCATATATATCAGTACATATATATTGTATATGTTTTCATGTACTTTTAGAGATTTGTATCttacaatttcattcaatacAAATCGAATTATTAGTTCCTTGTGGTATCATAATCATCTTTGTTACATACAGCACCTAGTAAAATTGTCAGATAAGATCTATGGATGACACTTTTATTCAAACTGGCAAGTAATTGACCTCAATGGCATTTTTGATTGCAGCTTTGCCAACAGTTTTCTTCCAAGACAAAAGCTGTAGGTCGACCACTTTCCTCTTTtgtcaacaattttgtttcttgctttGTATGATAATTTCTTTTGTCAAGAAACGATCATGTTCCACGAGTGTGACACTTTCTTGT from Tigriopus californicus strain San Diego chromosome 5, Tcal_SD_v2.1, whole genome shotgun sequence carries:
- the LOC131880966 gene encoding endonuclease V-like codes for the protein MDHQSKLDNNVTARRAAWDLERENLQQRLILPEENAEEEKLEGSLPNLVGGVDLSFVPGDESGACAAYVICQAPNYQQIIWQRTRMITLTAPYIPGYLAFREAEPLAQLIQEQKTERPELTPEMLLVDGNGLLHPHRFGLACHLGVLVDLPCIGVAKNLFQMSDEGILRDQQYHTGVRDLREPGQVFPLMDTSGRILGLALKTTAQSSKPVFVSVGHRVTLNTAKRVVLAVSTYRVPEPIRHADMISREFIRQRVNAEKVFNALAKPPPDPSRLRAD
- the LOC131880769 gene encoding meiosis-specific nuclear structural protein 1-like, which produces MASLRSDRNLADAKKREWIRQNDPELRHLQNKIDRAYISQDLRRQLVERQKSQEVRERQHLQEIQEQRALIEEDLAFCQQQDQLRHVKRYQYGQDLERQLVEQERNRKSAANHQSEFDKNIIEEVVAQVQEVERKRIQAKIDEQTRVKEDIDKHLTQRDQWRQDELRKDALEEQKVCLYLKEKAVWVQQQEKLFQERRKRRDHHIGLLAQKLQSTNNWKEWQHDVFWQYQHLQKDSQERRDEHLRQLAQRQKKSQIQELLKQDYEAKQHELARQKTRARLEDQVWQKWMDQMKREQDQAEMDRWSQQRRSWRNDWEHTKQLAQAKSEQERRANQEARHIEKNEIAKRTQIWREERLKIIREHYHKLGESFPTSVLRPEDIDLIATNLP